From Euzebya rosea, one genomic window encodes:
- a CDS encoding ATP-binding cassette domain-containing protein: protein MTEPAESDQPAIQVEGLTRSFGETVALDGVDLVVRPGGVVGLLGPNGAGKTTLVRILATLLRPTSGTVRVFGHDVVDEPHAVRRRISLTGQYAAVDGLLTGRENLVMFADLLGLSGRSARLRADELLTRFDLLEAADRRASTYSGGMRRRLDLASSLIVPPSLLFLDEPTTGLDPRTRNQMWDVITELVSAGTTLLLTTQYLEEADQLADRILVIDHGRIIADGTGDELKAAAGGVTVEVLLADPHRVAVACAALTGAGLDARGVQAAHADLEVPTELGHGLETVQRVAAALESAGVAVNDLGLRRASLDEVFLQLTDRPAPASTSGTPPATDAAPTSGAASTSGAATTDEAIR, encoded by the coding sequence GTGACCGAACCCGCCGAATCCGATCAGCCGGCGATCCAGGTCGAGGGGCTCACCCGTTCCTTCGGGGAGACCGTCGCGCTGGATGGCGTCGACCTCGTCGTCCGTCCCGGCGGCGTCGTGGGCCTCCTGGGCCCCAACGGCGCCGGCAAGACGACCCTCGTCCGCATCCTCGCCACGTTGCTGCGCCCCACCTCCGGCACCGTGCGGGTGTTCGGCCACGACGTGGTCGACGAACCCCATGCGGTGCGACGTCGGATCTCCCTCACCGGCCAGTACGCCGCCGTCGACGGCCTGCTGACCGGACGCGAGAACCTGGTGATGTTCGCCGACCTGCTCGGCCTCTCCGGCCGGTCCGCGCGTCTCCGGGCCGACGAGCTGCTGACACGGTTCGACCTCCTCGAGGCAGCGGACCGTCGCGCCTCGACCTACTCCGGCGGCATGCGGCGTCGCCTGGACCTGGCGTCCAGCCTGATCGTGCCGCCGAGCCTGCTGTTCCTGGACGAACCGACGACCGGGCTGGACCCGCGGACGCGCAACCAGATGTGGGACGTCATCACCGAGCTCGTGTCGGCGGGGACGACGCTGCTGCTGACCACCCAGTACCTGGAGGAAGCCGACCAGCTGGCCGACCGCATCCTGGTGATCGACCACGGGCGGATCATCGCCGACGGCACGGGCGACGAGCTGAAGGCGGCAGCCGGCGGCGTGACCGTGGAGGTCCTCCTCGCCGACCCGCACCGGGTCGCCGTGGCCTGCGCGGCCCTCACGGGTGCCGGCCTGGATGCACGGGGCGTGCAGGCGGCGCACGCCGACCTCGAGGTCCCCACGGAGCTCGGGCACGGCCTGGAGACCGTCCAGCGTGTCGCCGCGGCCCTGGAGTCGGCGGGGGTCGCGGTCAACGACCTCGGGCTCCGGCGGGCGTCCCTGGACGAGGTGTTCCTGCAGCTGACCGACCGCCCGGCGCCTGCCTCGACGTCCGGGACGCCCCCCGCGACGGATGCAGCGCCCACCTCCGGTGCAGCCTCCACCTCCGGGGCCGCGACGACCGACGAGGCGATCCGATGA